A region of the Desulfobacter postgatei 2ac9 genome:
CCGGGCCGGGTCGATCTCTTTTATGAGGGCATTGTGATGCCTGTCACCGGCATTTTGATGATAGACAGTATTATTGCCGGGGAGTGGGAAATTTTCAGGAACGCCGTGTATCATCTGATTCTTCCGGCCTCCCTTCTCGGCTATTATTCCATGGCATATCTGTCAAGAATGACCCGCTCCTTTATGATTGAACAGCTTCGCCAGGAGTATATTCTTACTGCCCGGGTCAAAGGCGTAAAGGAGTGGAAAGTGATATGGGGGCATGCTTTAGGCAACTGTGCCATCCCGTTAATCACAGTCATCGCCCTGAGTTTCGGGAGCCTGCTTGAGGGTTCGGTGTTAACGGAAACCGTTTTTGCCTGGCCTGGCCTGGGCCTGTATCTGACCAATTCCCTGCTCAATGCCGACATGAATGCGGTTTTAGGCAGCACCATTGTTGTGGGTGCCATATTTCTGGGGGTTAACCTGTTCTCCGACGTTTTATATAAAGTGATGGACCCAAGGGCCCGTTAATTTTCCCAACGATATTGAAATGATGACCAACAAAACACTGAAAACAGGCCGCATGAGGGAGTGGCTTCGGGCAGATACGCCGGACTCCGCTTTCCAGGCCTGGTCCGGTCGAGCTTATCTGGGGCTTCTGGCATTCATGAAAAACCGGCTGGCAGTTTTGGGGCTGCTGATTATTGTCGCCCTGATCGTTATTGCAGTGCTTGCACCTGTCATTGCCCCCTATGACCCGGTTGAAACCGACATCGGCAACCGTCTTCAGCCATTGTCCTTTACCCACTATTTGGGTACCGATGAGATGGGACGTGATATTTTCTCCCGGATTGTTTTCGGCTCCCGACTGACCCTTTACATCATCAGCCTTGTGGCCATCATTGCTGCCCCTGTGGGAATCCTTGTGGGTACGGTTGCAGGGTATTTCGGCGGGATCGTGGACACGGTGCTCATGCGCATCACAGATATTTTCCTGGCCTTTCCCAAGCTTATCCTGGCCCTGGCCTTTGTTTCCGCTCTGGGGCCGGGCATTGAAAACGCCGTCATTGCCATCTCCATTACCTCCTGGCCCCCTTACGCCCGAATCGCCCGGGCAGAGACCCTCACCATAAGAAATTGCGATTTCATAAAAGCCGTCAGGCTGCAGGGCGCAGGTGCGTTAAGGATTATTACCGGCCATATTATGCCCCTTTGTCTGCCTTCTCTGATTATCCGGGTTACCCTGGATATGGCAGGAATTATTCTGACGGCTGCAGGACTGGGGTTTCTGGGTCTGGGTGCCCAGCCGCCCACTCCGGAATGGGGGGCCATGACTGCCGGCGGAAGAACGTACATCATCGACCACTGGTGGTTGATCTCCATGCCCGGGAGCGCCATCTTTATTGTGAGCCTTGCATTCAACCTTCTGGGGGACGGGCTTCGTGAAGTCCTTGATCCAAGGAGTGACAACTGATGACCGGCAACACGTCACTGCTCACGGTAACGGATCTGTCCGTGGTCTTTCCGTCTTTTAAGGGGGATGTCTGTGCGGTCAACAACATCAGCTTTTCCATGGGTAGGGAAAAATTAGGTATTGTGGGAGAGTCCGGTTCGGGAAAATCCGTAACCGGCCGGGCCGTACTGCGTCTGCTGCCGCCCTGTGCCAGGGTCAGGGCCTCTGAAATCTCTTTGAGGGGAAAAAACCTGCTGGATTTTTCCGAAAAACAGATGAGAAAAATCAGGGGTATGGAGATCTCCATGGTCATGCAGGATCCCAAGTACTCCCTGAATCCGGTAAGAACCGTGGGGGAGCAGATACGCGAGGCCTATACCATCCATCATAAAGCCGGGAAAAAGCAGGCCCGCCAAAAAGCCTTGGATATGCTCAACGCGGTCAGGATCAGAAATCCGGAGCAGGTCTACGACCTTTATCCCCATGAGGTGTCCGGGGGCATGGGCCAGAGAATCATGATTGCCATGATGCTTATTCCCGAACCCAGTCTGCTCATCGCCGATGAACCCACTTCCGCCCTTGACGTTACGGTGCAGCTTCAGGTCCTTGCCATCCTTGATGATCTGGTCAGTGAACGGGGCATGGGCCTTATGTTTATTTCCCATGATCTTGAGCTTGTCGCCTCGTTCTGCGACAGGGTGATCATTATGTACGGCGGACAAATCATGGAAGTGCTTCCCGCCGGTAATCTTCATAAATCAAATCATCCTTACACAAAGGGATTGCTTTCTTGCCTGCCTAAAATAGACGGCACCCAGGATCGTCTGCCCACACTTGTCCGCGATGACGCCTGGCTTAAGCCGGCTCCAGGAGCCTTTGGCCGGGGGGCTGCGTCATGATCGTCGTTGAGAATCTCAATGTTTTTTTCGGCCATGGCCAGGCCCGAAACCATGCGGTACGGGATGTTAATTTTACCGTGGAAAAGGGTGAAAGTTTCGGCCTGGTCGGAGAGTCCGGATCAGGCAAATCAACGGTTCTCAATTGTATCTCGGGACTGTTGAGCCACTGGACAGGGCGTATGGAAATTGACGGCGTCAGGTTGAAGCAAAAAAGGAACATCGGGTTTTGCCGCAAAGTTCAGATGGTTTTCCAAGACCCCTACGGGTCGCTTCATCCCAGGCATACCATTGACCGGACACTCAAGGAACCTGTGAAGATAAACCGCCTTGGGGATGCCAACCACCGGGTGGCGCGTGTGCTTGACGAGGTGGGGCTGGGGGCTGAATTCAGGTTTCGTTTTCCTCACCAGCTTTCCGGAGGGCAGCGTCAGCGCGTGGCTTTGGCCAGGGCCCTTATCCTCGATCCTGAAGTGATTCTGCTTGATGAACCCACCTCTGCCCTTGATGTCTCCATCCAGGCCGAGGTGCTTAATCTGCTCCAGGATCTTAGAAGGGAAAAACAATTGACCTATATCCTTGTCAGCCATGATCTTGCCGTGGTCTCCCATATGTGTGATACGCTTCTGGTGATGAACCGCGGCAAAGCTGTTGAAACCATTACCCGCAGTCAGCTTAAAAGCGGTGTGATCAAAGAAAAGTACACAAAGCAGCTTCTTGTGGCCGGCAAGGGATATGACCGAACCGCCATTGATCTATTCCAGGATTTCAGATGATACCCAATGCCGCTATTTTGGAGACTGCATTGTCCCGAAAATTATGATAATATAAGTAGAAGCGTTTGATGCTGTGAGTATTTTTACGTGGTACACTTTTTGCTTTTGTTTATGCCGGCGGGCTGACATACGTTTAATGAATGGACGCGTTACCGGAATCCAAAGATGAATGTTTAATCTGAATGGGTTAATCAGGAGGATACAATGAAAAACAGATATTTGAAATTTTCAACCCTAATCATGCTTGTTTGTTTTGGTTTAACCACCATACTGCCGGCTGCAGCCCTGGCAGATCGGGACTCTAAACCAGGCCACTGGCGCGGTCACGGTCCTGAAGGCAAGCACGGTCCAGGAAGGAAACACGGTCCGGCTTTCAGGCATGTTCCGCCGGGCGGCCAAAAGGTCAGGCACAGGGGAGATGACTATTTTTTCCACAGGGGCCGCTTTTACAGGCATAGACCTGACGGTTATTTTGGGGTGCGTCCGCCGCTGGGGATCATTGCCTACAGCCTTCCGGCCGCTGCTGTCACTGTGCTGATCGCGGGATTAACCTATTATTTGTATGATAATGTGTATTATAGAAGAGTGCCTGCCGGATATCAGGTAGTACAAGCTCCCACCCAGACGACGACCATTGTGCACACCCCTCCTGCTGTACCGATGAATCCGGCCGATTCCGGTACCCAGGTCGTGGTAATGTCCAAAATTCTTAATGTTCGGTCCGGTCCGGGAATCAATCATGCCGTTTTGACCCAGACTTATATGGGCAATGTTCTGATTATCCAGGGCAGTGCGTCTGACTGGTATTATGTCCGGCTTCCTGATAATACCTATGGCTGGGTCATGAAAGCGTTTGTGACTATGCCCGACAACGGAGCCCAGGGGTAATGGTGTTTGTCAATAAAGTTCAGGAGTGTGCACGATTTATACAGGAGCGCATGCAGGTGCGGCCTGTTGCCGGTATGATTACCGGAACAGGCCTTTCCGATACCTTGACCGACCTGCAGATCCACCAGGTGTTCCCCTATGCCGGACTGCCCCATTTCCCCCAGGCCACGGTGGAGAGCCACAAGGGGTGTCTTGTTCAGGGCAGTCTTAATGGCAGGGATATTCTGGTTTTCCAGGGCCGGATACATCTGTATGAGGGGTATTGCCCGGAGCTTGTCACGTTTCCGGTAAGGCTGCTTCAGGCCCTTGGGGTGCCGATGCTCATCCTTACCAATGCAGCCGGCGGGATCAACCTGAACTTCAGGGCCGGAGACATTATGCTCATCCGGGATCATATCAACCTTACCGGAAAAAATCCCCTTGCAGGTCCGCACGAGGCCTCCTTTGGCGTTCGGTTTCCTGATATGACCCGGGTGTATGATCCCGATTTGGGGCGGCGTGCCGTTGGGGTCGCTGCACAGGAAAAAATTCAATTACACGCCGGGGTTTATGCCGGCCTTTTGGGGCCAAGCCTTGAAACACCTGCAGAAACACGCTTTCTTAAAATTATCGGCGCCGATGCCGTGGGGTTTTCAACGGTAATGGAGGCCATTGCCGGGGTTCAGGCCGGTATGAAAATTCTGGGGCTTTCCCTGATTACCAATATCAATGATCCGGATGCGCCTGCACAGACAACCC
Encoded here:
- a CDS encoding ABC transporter permease, with the translated sequence MLATTFLGLLLITFLIGRIVPIDPVLAVVGDKASPQVYEKARIAMGLHLPLWKQFLIYIGNVVTGDFGTSVLTANPVIDDILRVFPATFELAITATIMGIVSGIPLGIFSAVKQGSFFDHVTRVIGLFGYSLPIFWLGLLALMFFYVRLDLLPGPGRVDLFYEGIVMPVTGILMIDSIIAGEWEIFRNAVYHLILPASLLGYYSMAYLSRMTRSFMIEQLRQEYILTARVKGVKEWKVIWGHALGNCAIPLITVIALSFGSLLEGSVLTETVFAWPGLGLYLTNSLLNADMNAVLGSTIVVGAIFLGVNLFSDVLYKVMDPRAR
- the nikC gene encoding nickel transporter permease, giving the protein MMTNKTLKTGRMREWLRADTPDSAFQAWSGRAYLGLLAFMKNRLAVLGLLIIVALIVIAVLAPVIAPYDPVETDIGNRLQPLSFTHYLGTDEMGRDIFSRIVFGSRLTLYIISLVAIIAAPVGILVGTVAGYFGGIVDTVLMRITDIFLAFPKLILALAFVSALGPGIENAVIAISITSWPPYARIARAETLTIRNCDFIKAVRLQGAGALRIITGHIMPLCLPSLIIRVTLDMAGIILTAAGLGFLGLGAQPPTPEWGAMTAGGRTYIIDHWWLISMPGSAIFIVSLAFNLLGDGLREVLDPRSDN
- a CDS encoding ABC transporter ATP-binding protein, producing the protein MTGNTSLLTVTDLSVVFPSFKGDVCAVNNISFSMGREKLGIVGESGSGKSVTGRAVLRLLPPCARVRASEISLRGKNLLDFSEKQMRKIRGMEISMVMQDPKYSLNPVRTVGEQIREAYTIHHKAGKKQARQKALDMLNAVRIRNPEQVYDLYPHEVSGGMGQRIMIAMMLIPEPSLLIADEPTSALDVTVQLQVLAILDDLVSERGMGLMFISHDLELVASFCDRVIIMYGGQIMEVLPAGNLHKSNHPYTKGLLSCLPKIDGTQDRLPTLVRDDAWLKPAPGAFGRGAAS
- a CDS encoding ABC transporter ATP-binding protein — protein: MIVVENLNVFFGHGQARNHAVRDVNFTVEKGESFGLVGESGSGKSTVLNCISGLLSHWTGRMEIDGVRLKQKRNIGFCRKVQMVFQDPYGSLHPRHTIDRTLKEPVKINRLGDANHRVARVLDEVGLGAEFRFRFPHQLSGGQRQRVALARALILDPEVILLDEPTSALDVSIQAEVLNLLQDLRREKQLTYILVSHDLAVVSHMCDTLLVMNRGKAVETITRSQLKSGVIKEKYTKQLLVAGKGYDRTAIDLFQDFR
- a CDS encoding SH3 domain-containing protein, with protein sequence MKNRYLKFSTLIMLVCFGLTTILPAAALADRDSKPGHWRGHGPEGKHGPGRKHGPAFRHVPPGGQKVRHRGDDYFFHRGRFYRHRPDGYFGVRPPLGIIAYSLPAAAVTVLIAGLTYYLYDNVYYRRVPAGYQVVQAPTQTTTIVHTPPAVPMNPADSGTQVVVMSKILNVRSGPGINHAVLTQTYMGNVLIIQGSASDWYYVRLPDNTYGWVMKAFVTMPDNGAQG
- a CDS encoding purine-nucleoside phosphorylase, which codes for MVFVNKVQECARFIQERMQVRPVAGMITGTGLSDTLTDLQIHQVFPYAGLPHFPQATVESHKGCLVQGSLNGRDILVFQGRIHLYEGYCPELVTFPVRLLQALGVPMLILTNAAGGINLNFRAGDIMLIRDHINLTGKNPLAGPHEASFGVRFPDMTRVYDPDLGRRAVGVAAQEKIQLHAGVYAGLLGPSLETPAETRFLKIIGADAVGFSTVMEAIAGVQAGMKILGLSLITNINDPDAPAQTTLEAVVETAATASEKLNRIITGFVGQTA